A genomic window from Sphingobacterium spiritivorum includes:
- a CDS encoding KTSC domain-containing protein produces MKKIADYRRLLNVDKSADLKILKSTYRTIMKECHPDKFVNDEEGRIAAETKSKEMIEAYHFLVSICPETLENQLPIYTATIANSGIADFDWKSQVLVITFHDGSQYEYFGVAKNDYIKFINADSPGRFARRHIFHSYPYRNVLKTSEPV; encoded by the coding sequence ATGAAAAAAATTGCAGACTACAGAAGACTTTTGAACGTAGATAAATCAGCCGATCTTAAAATATTAAAGTCGACTTATCGAACGATTATGAAAGAGTGTCATCCTGATAAATTTGTTAATGATGAAGAAGGAAGAATCGCCGCTGAGACCAAAAGTAAAGAGATGATAGAAGCCTATCATTTTTTAGTAAGTATCTGTCCGGAAACGCTGGAAAATCAACTTCCCATATATACTGCAACTATAGCCAACTCCGGTATTGCAGACTTTGACTGGAAATCACAGGTTCTGGTAATTACCTTTCACGATGGAAGTCAGTATGAATATTTTGGTGTGGCAAAAAATGATTATATCAAGTTCATTAATGCTGATTCACCAGGTCGCTTTGCAAGAAGACACATTTTTCATTCCTATCCTTACAGAAATGTATTAAAGACCTCTGAACCTGTCTGA
- a CDS encoding VF530 family protein, producing MNEQPNNPLHGVRLDSIIEYLVDHFGGWEGLGKRIQIRCFNENPSVKSSLTFLRKTPWARQKVEELYVRIISNK from the coding sequence ATGAATGAACAACCTAATAATCCTTTACACGGAGTCCGTTTAGATAGCATTATCGAATATCTGGTCGATCATTTCGGCGGTTGGGAAGGTTTGGGCAAACGTATTCAGATTCGTTGTTTTAATGAGAATCCCAGCGTGAAATCATCTCTCACATTTCTCAGAAAAACACCTTGGGCGCGTCAGAAGGTTGAAGAATTATATGTACGGATTATCAGTAATAAATAA
- a CDS encoding XAC2610-related protein, which translates to MKKLSTLFVLLILFLCTFTGTAKTAIRCVKYSQTILLNVDTTLDYYPFKDSTYVLSVKPSQNPEALDTLIYMRKTSDTTSTVLWKEFFSLPEAIDFRSEDFNGDGQDDVLIYAGTGARGANEFYHLYVADPNEYTLFRIQGFEEIPNTVYLSEYNIIVGYAYSGENYYIVYRIDKNNVIHQMGESFKDDFDSDQDDFDKRIKIILNAEKEGH; encoded by the coding sequence ATGAAAAAGCTCTCAACTCTTTTCGTTCTGTTAATCCTGTTCTTATGTACTTTCACCGGTACTGCTAAAACAGCTATTCGCTGTGTTAAGTATAGTCAAACTATCCTGCTGAATGTGGATACGACATTAGATTATTATCCCTTTAAGGATAGTACTTATGTACTTTCTGTAAAACCTTCTCAAAATCCGGAGGCGCTGGATACATTAATTTATATGCGAAAGACTTCCGATACTACCAGCACTGTATTGTGGAAAGAATTTTTTTCTCTTCCTGAAGCAATAGACTTTCGGTCCGAAGATTTTAATGGAGACGGGCAGGATGATGTATTGATTTATGCCGGAACAGGAGCCAGGGGAGCGAATGAATTTTACCATTTGTATGTAGCAGATCCTAATGAGTATACATTATTCAGGATTCAGGGGTTTGAAGAAATTCCAAATACGGTATACCTGTCTGAATATAATATTATTGTGGGATATGCTTATAGTGGAGAGAATTATTATATAGTCTATAGAATTGATAAAAATAATGTTATTCACCAGATGGGAGAATCATTTAAAGATGATTTTGATAGTGATCAGGACGACTTTGATAAACGAATTAAGATTATTCTGAATGCTGAAAAAGAAGGACACTAA
- a CDS encoding MFS transporter produces MSTIKSTKLFTASCLALLVTSLSFGIRAGMMNQLGIDFQLNATQLGTITATAFWGFPLAIVIGGFVVDIIGMKRLLVMAFLFHLAGIILTIFAQGYWTLFFSTLLIGIANGTVEAACNPLVAALYPEDKTTRLNYFHLWFPGGIVIGTLLVTLFVNIGLSWQFQVATMLIPTLIYGYLFLKLEFPVTERVSSGYSSRDMYKAVFSPLFLFMFVCMFMTAITELFTGQWISLLLKNVTDNAILLLTITTGIMVVGRAFAKPIVKKLAPQGVLLFSAVFAALGLYLLSTLSGNSIFFAALIFGIGVCYFWPTMIGFVAENIPKSGALGINLLGGAGMFAVSIYTILMGNFYDSLIVKHLPEGADIQKYSTAAEGSAEAIAFGSAKNLAGPEVLQVTLILPVVLIFAFLGLVLYMRFLKKQSLTSGI; encoded by the coding sequence ATGAGTACTATTAAATCAACCAAACTTTTTACAGCCAGTTGTCTGGCTCTGCTGGTCACTTCCCTTTCCTTTGGGATACGTGCCGGAATGATGAATCAATTGGGAATAGATTTTCAATTGAATGCCACACAGCTAGGAACGATCACAGCTACTGCCTTTTGGGGTTTTCCTTTGGCTATTGTAATTGGTGGTTTTGTGGTGGATATCATCGGTATGAAACGTTTGCTTGTCATGGCATTTTTGTTTCATCTGGCAGGAATTATATTAACCATTTTTGCACAGGGTTATTGGACTTTATTTTTTTCGACTTTATTGATCGGAATCGCTAATGGTACAGTTGAAGCAGCTTGTAATCCATTGGTTGCAGCACTGTATCCGGAAGACAAGACTACGCGTCTTAATTACTTCCATTTGTGGTTTCCGGGCGGAATTGTCATAGGAACACTTTTGGTAACCCTGTTTGTTAATATTGGACTAAGCTGGCAATTTCAGGTAGCTACAATGCTGATTCCGACATTAATTTATGGTTACCTTTTCTTAAAACTTGAATTTCCTGTTACAGAACGTGTATCATCCGGCTATTCTAGTAGAGATATGTATAAGGCTGTTTTCAGTCCTTTATTTCTGTTTATGTTTGTCTGTATGTTTATGACGGCTATTACAGAACTGTTCACCGGGCAGTGGATTAGTCTTTTACTGAAAAATGTAACGGATAATGCTATTCTCTTGTTAACAATTACTACCGGTATTATGGTTGTGGGGCGTGCTTTCGCCAAACCTATAGTAAAGAAGCTCGCCCCACAGGGTGTATTGCTTTTTTCTGCTGTTTTTGCAGCTCTGGGGCTATATCTGTTAAGTACACTGTCCGGAAATTCTATTTTCTTTGCTGCCCTTATATTCGGAATAGGTGTATGTTATTTCTGGCCTACTATGATTGGTTTTGTAGCCGAAAATATTCCTAAATCCGGAGCGCTGGGTATTAATCTGCTTGGGGGAGCCGGGATGTTTGCCGTATCAATATATACTATCCTGATGGGTAATTTTTATGACAGTCTGATCGTCAAACATTTACCTGAAGGTGCCGATATTCAAAAGTATAGCACAGCGGCTGAAGGTTCAGCAGAAGCTATTGCATTTGGCTCAGCAAAGAATCTGGCCGGACCGGAAGTATTACAGGTTACGCTGATCCTTCCTGTTGTATTGATCTTTGCTTTTCTGGGATTAGTCTTGTACATGAGATTTCTGAAAAAGCAATCTCTTACATCTGGGATATAG